Part of the Haloarchaeobius litoreus genome is shown below.
GTGCCCGTCGTCTGCACGCACTTCCAGACCCAGCAGGGCGACGACCCCGACGCGGTCGCGGTCCAGGGCGAGGCGGCGGAACGCGTGGTCGAACTCGCGGGCGACGACCCCAGGACCGTGCTCCTCGGCGACTTCAACGTGACCCCCGGCGACGACCCGGCGTACCGCGTGCTCGCCGACGAGTTTACGGACGCCTGGCCGGCGGCCGCCGCCCGGTCGCCATCCGACGGCGGCACCTATCCCGCCGACGAGCCAGTCGAGCGCATCGACCACGTCTGGACTGGCGACGAGTGGTCGGTCCGGTCAGCGGCGACCCACGGCGGCTGGGACGCGTCCGACCACCGTGCCGTGTCGGCCGTACTTGAAGACCCCGACCAGTCCGTCTGAAGGTTGAGGGGGCTGGCGTGCGAGAGAGTCACTATGCAGATCACGGGCGTCACCCAGCACCACCTCAGCCACCAGCTCGACGGCCACTTCGAGCCGACGTGGATCCCGGGCTACCCGCAGTCCAGCCACGAGGTCGAGCTGTTCGAGGTCGAGACCGACGCGGGAATCACGGGCCTCTGTGCCAGCCCGAGCTTCGCGGGGGGGCTCTCCTACGAGACGCCCCTCTCGCTCTTTCTGACCGGCGAGGAACCGCACGACGTGGACGCCATCCGACGGAAGCTCGAGAGCATCGACCTCATCGGCCCACGGCCCTGGCACCTCGAACTCGCGCTGTGGGACATCATCGGCAAGGACGCCGGGAAACCCGTCTACGAGCTGCTCGGCGGGAGCGGCGACGCCATCCCGTGCTACGCGAGCACCGGCGAGGTGCAGGCGGCAGACGAGCGAATCGAGTACGTGCAGGACCGCGTCGACGAGGGGTTCCAGGCGGTGAAGCTCCGCGTCGCCGAGAAGGAGGACGTCGAGGTCGTGCGCGCCGTCCGCGAGTCGTTCCCGGACCTGCCGCTGATGGTCGACGCGAACAAGGGCTGGGCGGTTCGCGTGATGGCGAACGAGGAGCGCTGGCGCTACAAGGATGCTCTCGAAGTCGCCCGCGAACTGGCGGATATCGGCGGCATCGAGTGGTTCGAGGAGCCGCTGCCGAGGCACGACTACGAGGGCTACGCCCGGCTCCGCGAGGCGACGGACGTCCCCATCGCGGGCGGGGAGTTCAACGACCGCCCTGGCGAGCTGTATCGGTTCCTCGACCACGACGCACTCGACGTGCTCCAGCCCGACGCCGCGCTCGCGACCGGCATCCGGGCGGGCGTGAGCGTCGCCGAGGCCGCCGAGGAACAGGGCGTCGAGTTCGTCCCGCACACGTGGACGAACGGCATCGGCTTCGCGGCGAACCTCCACGTGATGGCCGCCGCGGGCTCGCCGTGGTGCGAGTTCCCCATCGAGCCGCCGTGGACGCCCGAGGTGCGTGACTTCCTCCTCGAAGGGACGTTCCACCACGAGGACGGGTACGTGACGCCCCCGGACGGCCCGGGCCTCGGCGTCGAACTCGACGGAGGTGTCCTCGGATGAGCCTCCCCGACGACGTGCTGACGAAGCACCGCTCGGTCGCCGAGGACGTGGTCGGCGAAGAGACCTACGGCCACCTCATCGGCGGCGAGTGGGTCGAGAGCGACGGCGGTGAGACGCGGACGACACACGACTCGACGACCGGCGAGCCGCTGGCCGAGGTCCAGCAGGGCACGAGAACCGACGTGGACCGCGCCGTCGCGGCGGCCCGGGAGGCGTTCGAGGGTCGCTGGGGCGAGAAGTCGCCACAGCAGCGCGCCGAGCTCCTGCACCAGATCGCCGATGTCGTCGAGGCGGAGAAGACGAGCATCGCCCGACTGGACTCGCTGGAGGTGGGCAAGCCGAACAAGCACTCGCTGCTCGTGGACAACACCATCGTCGTCGACCAGCTCAGGCACTTCGCGAGCCTGGCCCGGACCGCCGACTCGGGCCGCTGCCCGCCGTCGGGCGACGACAAGCACATCTACACGCGCCGGGAGCCCTACGGCGTCGTCGGCTGCATCAGCGCGTGGAACTTCCCGGCGATGTTCGTCGCCTGGAAGCTCGGGCCAGCACTGGCAGCGGGCAACAGCGTCGTCTACAAGCCGTCCTCGCGGGCGGCGCTGTCGACGCTCGAACTCGCCCGCGTCTTCGACCGGGTGCTCCCCGACGGGACGGTCAACGTCGTCACGGGGGCGGGCAGCGTCGTCGGCGACGCCCTCACCGGCCACGAGGACGTGGCGAAGGTCAGCCTGACGGGCTCGACCGGAGCCGGGCAGGCGGCGATGCGGAACGCCGCGAACCGGGTCGCGCCCGTCTCACTCGAACTCGGCGGCAACAACCCGAACATCGTCTTTCCGGATGCGGACATCGACGACGCCGTCGAGGGGGCGCTGGTCGCGATGCTGTTCAACCAGGGCCAGCAGTGCACGGCGGGCTCGCGGCTGTTCGTCCACGAGGACGTGCGCGACGAGTTCTGCGAGACGCTGTACGCGCGGCTGGACCAACTCGGCGTCGGCGACCCGCTCTCGCCGCTGACCGACGTGGGCCCGCTCGTCGACCACGACCACGCGGACGAGGTCCGGGGCTACGTCGAGACCGCCCGGCAGGAGGGCGCGTCGGTGCTGTACGAGGGCGAGATTCCGGATGGGATGCGGGACGCACCGTTCGTCCCACCCACGCTACTCGGCGACGTTGGCGACGACGACACGGTCGCCGTCGAGGAGGTGTTCGGGCCGGTCGCGGCGCTGTTCACGTTCGAGTCCCGCGAGGAAGTGCTCGCCCGGGCGAACGACACCGAGTACGGGCTCGCGGCGGCGGTCTGGACGACCGACCTCGACCGCGCCCACGAGGTCGCGGCCGACCTCGAGGCCGGCACCGTGTGGGTGAACACCTACAACGACCTGTTCGAACCCGCGCCGTACGGCGGCTACAAGCAGTCAGGGCTCGGCCGCGAACTCGCGGCGGAAGCCCTCGACGACTACAGCCAGACGAAGTCGGTGAAGGTGAACCACGGCGACGTGCCGAACCTGGGCTGAGGGGAGCGTTCCGGGAACGCCCTCACGGTCGACACCGGTTCGGCGGATGCGCGACCGCCCGAAAGCGACGCCACCGCCCAATTTTTACATCAATATTCATTACATTTAAGCCGGTCGCTCCCGAACCGGGGACCATGCGCGCAGTCGTATTCCAGGGTGCGGAGGAGCCCATGACAGTCGAGGACGTCGACCGCCCGTCGCCGGGCGACGACGACATCCTCGTCGAGACGGAGGCCTGTGGCATCTGCCGGTCGGACTGGCACGCCTGGCGCGGGGACTGGGAGTGGATCGGCGTGATGCCCCAGCCCGGCCTCGTGTTCGGACACGAACCCGTCGGCACGGTCGTCGAGGTCGGGGACAACGTCGACCGGTTCTCGGTCGGCGACCGGGTCACCAACCCGTTCAACCTCGGCTGTGGCGGCTGTCACCACTGCCGCGACGGCCGCGGGAACATCTGCGAGCGCTCCATCCCGATGGGGTTCGTCCCGTTCCAGACCGGCGCGTTCGCCGAGTACTACTCGGTTCGGAACGCCGATTTCAACGCCGTCTCGCTCCCCGACGAGGTCGACCCGGTCGACGTGGCCGGGCTCGGCTGTCGGTTCGCCACGGCGTTCCACGGGCTCGCCCACCGCGTCGACGTGACGCCCGGCGACTGGGTCGCGGTCCACGGCTGCGGGGGCGTCGGCCTCTCCGCGGTCCACGTCGCCGACGCGCTCGGCGCGAACGTCATCGCGGTCGACCTCTCCGCCGAGAAGCTGGAGCGCGCCCGCGACCTCGGCGCGGACCGCACCGTCGAGGTCGGCGAGGTGGACGACGTGCCACAGGCCGTCAAGAAGTTCACCGAGAGCTCGCGCGGGGCGGACGTGGCGGTGGACGCGCTCGGCATCGCCGAGACCTGCCGGAACGCGATGGACTCGCTGGGGAAGGGCGGCCAGCAGCTCCAGATCGGCATGACCACCAGCGAGGAGGGCGGCGAGGTCTCCCTGCCGGTGGACACGATGGTCACCGACGAGCGGGAGTTCTACGGCACCTACGGCATCCCACCGAACGAGTACGACGAGATATTCCGGATGATGCGGACCGGCAAGCTCGAACCCGGCCGCGTCGTCAGCGAGACCGTCTCGCTGGAGGAGGTTCCGGGCGTCGTCGAGGGGCTGGGCGACTACGAGACGGTCGGCATCCCGGTCTGCGACGGGTTCTGAACGCCGGGCGACGGCTCCGTCGCTTAAAGACACGACTCCGTCCGGGGGAACGGGTAAGGGCGAGCCGTGAGAACGACGCTCCATGGCCATCGCACTACCCAGCGAGGCGGACGAGTGGATCCAGGAGTGGCGAGAGAAGCTGAACGAGTCCGAACGCTACAGCGAGGTCGGCGAGGGCTGGGGCGTCGGCTTCGACGGCTCGTTCCTGTTCGTCATCGAGCCCGACGACACCTACGACGGCGACGCCATCCACCTCTACGTCGACCTGGAGGACGGCGAGTGCACCGCGGCCCGCATGGTCGACGGCGAGGACGCCGTGGACTGGGGGTTCGCGTTCCGCGGGAGCTACACGAACTGGAAGCGGCTCATCCACGGCGAGGCCGACCCCATCGAGGGGATGATGAGCGGCGAGTTCGACCTCGACGGGGACATGCAGAAGGTGCTCCAGTACAGCAACGCGGCGGTCGTGATGACCGAGAACGCCGGCGCGGTCGACACCGAGTTCGAGTACTGACCCCACCCGAACCCTTTCCTGCCGACCCTCCGAACGACCGCACCATGAAGTCCGTGGGGTTGCGTATCGAGCCGGAGGACGGGTCGTTCCCGGGTGTCGATTCGTCGCTGGCGGCGCTGCCGGACGTGCGTCGGGATGGGCTGTCCGTCCTCGACCGGCTGGGTGACGGCACCTACGCCATGCTGTACCGTGTCGTCGGTGGCGACGGCGACCAGCTGCGCGGCGTCCTCGCCGACCACGAGGAGGTGCTCGAGTTCGACGTGGTCGACGCGGGCGACCGACGTCACTACGTCTTCGTGAACGTCCTCGCGCGCGAGTCGGTCGACGCACTGCTCGACGTGGTCGAGGCGCACCGCCTCCTGCTCGACCCGCCGTTCCACGTCACCCCCGACGGGCTGCGCGTCACGGTCTCGGGTGACCCCGAGTCGCTCCGCGAGGCGTTCGCAGACGTCGACGCGCTGGACGTCTCCATCGAAGTCGAGTGGACCGGCGGCTTCCGACCCGAGGAGCCGGCGGCGCTGACCCGGCTCACCGACCGCCAGCGCGAGGCCCTTCGCGTGGCCCACCGGCTCGGCTTCTACGAGACGCCACGCGAGGCCTCCTACGAGGAGATCGGTGCCGAGCTCGACTGTGCGCCCTCGACCGCGAACGAGCTCCTGCGGCGGGCCGAGGCGTGCGTCGTGGACGCGCTGCTCGACGGCTGAGTTCGCCGATTCCGTCGAAGCCCGATAGAGGCATCGAAACTGCTGCTGGCACCTGTTTTAGACACATCTAACTTTGAGTATAGAAAGCAACTATTATAAACTGTGGGCCTACTAATCTACGGTATGGAACGAACTGACGTCCTCACGAGCCCGCCCGGACGGTCGGGAAGTGGGGTTGGAAGGACGAGGGGTGCGCCATGACCTCGATGGGTTACGGAGCGGCGCAGTCACTCACCGCACAGCTGGAACAGGACCTCGCGAGCACCATCGACGTCGCGCCCTCCGTCTCGCGGCGCGCCGTCCTGGGTGGCCTCAGTATCCTCGGGGGAGCGGCGCTCACCGGCGTGGGCGGTGCCCAGAGCGGCGACGGTGGCGGCGGTGGCCACGACCACCCCGACCACGGGAACTTCGGTGCCGTCGGGGAGTACGACAGCGACGAGTTCGACCCCCACGAGTTCCTCACCGAGTTCAACACCGGTGACAACGGGGACGGCGGGGACGCCGACCCCAACGAGGGGGTCTACCAGGAGAACGGTCGGACGGTCCGCGAGTTCACCCTCACGGCCGTCGACACCGAGATAGAGGTCCTGCCGGGAGTCACCTTCCCGGTCTGGACGTACAACGGACAGGTCCCCGGCCCGACGCTCCGCGTCGAAGAGGGTGACCTCGTGCGCGTCAACTTCGTCAACGGGGCCGAGGAGCACGCACACACCATCCACCCCCACCTGAAGAACCTCGACCCCGACATGGACGGCACGCCGACGAACGGGCCGGGCGTCCTCAATCCGGGCGAGTCCTTCACCTACGAGTGGCAGGCCGAGCCGATGGGCACCCACCTCTACCACTGTCACACGATGCCCCTGAAGGCGCACGTCCACCGCGGGCTGTACGGTGCGCTCATCGTCGACCCGAAGCCGGAGCGGGTCCGAGAGAACCCCCGCGACTACGTGAACTACCACGGGCCGATGACCGACGAGCTGGTCTCCGAGCTGGTCGACCGGGCGAGGAGCCGGAACATGATCAGCCACCCCGACTACGCCCCCGAGGGGTTCACCGGCGTCAACGAGATGGTGATGGTGATGAACGGCTTCGACACGAACTTCGACGGCGACAACGAGGTGTACGCCGTCAACACCCGCGGCTTCTGCTACGGCGTCGGCTCGACCGACGGCCGCGGGAACTGGGCGGCCGGCGAGACGAAGCGACCCATCCAGGTGGATAAGAACGAGCTCCAGCGCGTCCACCTCGTCAACATGATCGAGTTCGACGCCATCAACTCGTTCCACACCCACTCGCAGTTCTTCGACTACTACGACGCCGGGACGACGCTGCTCCCGACCCGCTCGAACATCGACACGGTGATGCAGTGCCAGGCGCAGCGCGGGGTGTTCGAGATGGACTACAGCGACCACGACCCGGGGCTCTACATGTTCCACGCGCACCAGTCCGAGTTCGCCGAACTCGGCTGGATGAGCTTCTTCGAGGTGGTCTGAGATGAGCGACGAACCCGAGTCCGACGGCGGTGTGGTGACACACGAGGAGAGTCCCACGGGACCGTTCGGCCTGCCGACGGTCGTTGCCGGCGTCGTCCCCATCGTGATGCTCGCGGTGCTGGTCGGCGTGTTCCTGGTGACGACGCCCCTCGCTGGGCTGCAGAGCGACGGCGAACCGCTGCCGGACGTCTCCATCGACTACACGACGGTCCCCGAGGAGGGGACGCTCGTCGTCCACGTCACGAACAACGGTGCGGCACCCGTCACCATCGACCAGCTACAGATCGACGACGCGTACTGGAACTACGAGATGTCCAGTCCGGGCGACGACAGGACGCTTCAGCCACGTGAGAGCGGGACGATACGCGTCCCGTACCACTGGTCGCCCGGCTTCGACCACCACGTCACCGTGATGACCGCGGGCGGCGCGACGTTCGGGGAGACCATCGTCGCCACCCAGCAGACGCCCGGGTTCGACTTCGACGTCGTCCTCACGCTCGCCGTCGTGGGCCTGTTCGTCGGGGTCATCCCGGTCGCCCTCGGGATGCTCTGGTTCCCCTTCCTGGAGTCCATGAGCGACCGCTGGCTGCACGCCGTCCTCGCGTTCTCGGCGGGCATCCTCGCGTTCCTCGCCGTCGACGCGGGGTTCGAGGCGTTCGAACTCGGCCGCGCCGTGCCGAGTGCGTACATGGGCGAGCTGCTCGTCGTCCTCGGCATCGTCGGCGCGATGCTCCTGCTGCAGGCGGCGATGGACTGGCAGTCCGGCGGCGGTGAGCCGTCCGGGCTCTCGCTGGCCTACGCCGCCGCGCTCGGGATCGGGCTCCACAACCTCGCGGAGGGGCTCGCCATCGGGAGCGCGTTCGCTCTGGGGCGAGCGTCGCTCGGAGCCTTCCTCATCGTCGGGTTCATGATCCACAACGTGACCGAGGGGCCGGTCGTGGTCGCCCCGCTCGCACGGTCCGAGCGGCCCGCACTCTGGCACTTCGGGGCCATCGGCCTCCTCGCGGGTGCACCCGCCATCCTCGGCGGCTGGATCGGGAACCTGTTCTTCTCGCCCCTGCTCGGCGCGCTGTTCCTCGCCATCGGCGTGGGCGCGCTCCTGCAGGTCGTCTTCGACATCGGCGGGATGATCCGCAAGCGCGGTGAGCTCCTGAGCACGACGAACTCCCTCGGGTTCCTCGTCGGCCTCGTCGTGATGTACGCGACCGACTTCTTCATCACGCTGTAGGCGACGGGCGCTCCCGCCGTCGACGCGTCTTCCCAGGCGCGACCATCCTTTATGCACCGAGAGCGCGTTCGTCTAGCCATGTCCGTCAGCTTCGACTTCTCGGGCCGTGTCGCCATCGTGACCGGCGCGTCGGGCGCGCTGGGCAGTGCCGTCGTCGAGGCGTTCCGCGACGCCGGCGCGACAGTCTGTGCCGTGGACGTGGTCGACCCGAGCGACGAGGACGCACAGCTCGACCCCGACGCCGGGACGACGTTCTACCAGGCCGACCTCACCGACGAGGCGGTGGTCGAGGCCCTCGTCGAGCAGGTTCTCGACGACCACGGCCGTCTCGACCACCTCGCGAACATCGCCGGCACGTGGCGCGGCGGCGACCACGTCGAGGAGACCGAGCTCTCGGAGTTCGACCTGCTGTGGAACGTGAACCTGAAGACGGCGTTCCTCGCGACGAAGCACGCCCTGCCGCACCTGCAGGAGTCGGCGGGGTCCATCGTCTCGGTGTCCGCGCGCTCGTCGCTGGAGGGCGGCGAGGGCGACGGCCCGTACCGCATCACGAAGGCGGGCATCCGCCTGCTCACGGAGACCGTCGCCGAGGAGAACCGCGGCACCGTGCGGGCGAACTGCGTGATGCCGTCGGTGCTCGACACGCCGATGAACCGCGAGATGATGGAGCCGAGCGACGACTGGGTCGACCCCGCCGACGCGGCGCAGGTCATGCTGTTCCTCTGCTCCGAGGCGGCGTCGCCGACGAGCGGGGCGGCGGTCCCGGTGTACGGCGAGGCCTGAGCAGCCGGCGACTCACTCCTCGCCGCCGTCGTCCGTGCCCACTCCATCTCCGAGCACGCCCGGAACCCGAACCCGGACCGTCGTCCCGTCCTCTTCGGTCTCGAACGACAGCTCGCCGCCCAGCGCGTCGACGCTCCAGCTGACGAGCCAGAGCCCGAGCCCGCTCCCGTGGTCGAGGGCTGACTCCTCCTCGCGGTGGAGCGCGTCGAGCTCGTGGTCGGGGATGCCGGGGCCGTCGTCGCGGATCTCGAAGACTGCGTCGCGGCCATCACCGGACCCGGCGGCGACGGTCTCGGCGAGTGCCACGGTGACCGCCGGCTCTCCGGGGTCGTGTTCGAGCGCGTTCTCCACGAGGTTCGCGAAGACGGTCCGGAGCAGCTCCCGGTCGGTCCGGAGCGTGAGGTCGCGGGGCACCGAGACGGTCACGGCGTCGCCACCGTTGCCGTCGTCGACCTCGGCGACGACCCCCTCGAGCAGCTCGCGGACGGCAACCGCCTCGACGGTCACGTCCCGGTCCATCGTGCGCTCGATGTCGCGGGCCTTCTCGCCGAGGGCGAGCAGGCCGGCGGTCTCGTCCGCCGCGGTCCCGAGCATCGCCTCCAGCTCCGGGTCGTCCGTTCGTGCGAGCACCTCGCCGAGGTAGCCCTGCACGACGGTCAGGTCGTTCCGGAGGTTGTGCCGGAGGACGCGGTTCAGGACGGCGAGACGCTGCTTGCGGGCGAGTTCGTCGGTCACGTCCTGCAGGACGACGGTATAGCCGAGCGTGGCGTCGCCGGGGCCGGTCAGCGCGGTCACGACGACGGTGAACGTGAGGCGTTCGCCGTCGGCGTACGTGCTCACGCGGCGCTCCCCCGCCGCCTCGGCCGTGGCGTCGATGTCGAGGTGGTCGTCGAGCGGGTCGGTGAGCGCGGCACGCTTGTCGGCCCCGAGCAGCGACTCGGCGGCCGGGTTGAGCGTGACGATGCGGTTGTCGCCATCGACGACGACGACCGGGTTCCCGAGGTCGTCGATGGCGGCGCGTTCGCCCGTCCGGCGCGTCGCGGGGTTGAGCGCGAACATCTCACTGCGGAAGAGGGCGTACATGTCCAGCGCGACGTGGGGGATGAACGCGACGGCGACGAAGTTGAGTTCGGGGTACGGGCCGAGTTCGAGCAGCCACAGGCCCACGGCGACCAGCGGCGGAATGGGCGTGAGCGCGATGGCGATGGCCTGTGTCCGGTAGAGCGGGCCGTAGCTGAGGACGGTGTCGATGAGGAGGAAGATGGCGACGGTCAGCACCGCCGCAAGCAGCACGAACTGGAGGTAGATGGGGAGCCCGATGGCGTAGTCGGCCGACGCGACGCCCTCGGTCGGGACGACGGTGAACGACCGCCAGGCGAGCCCGTGGAGCGGGTTCGTGAGGACGAGCGCGCTGAAGGCCACGGCGTCGGCGACCAGCAGCCCGAACCACGTGCTCCGGAGGGCGTGTCCCCGGCCGGTGTACTCGAACGCGAAGGCGACGTAGCCCACGACGACGACGGCCGCACCGACCCAGAACAGCGACTCCAGCACCTCCCGGGTTACCTGGTCGTAGACGAGCATGGCGACGGCCTGCGAGAAGCAGAGGAGCACCTGGCCCGCGATGACGACGAGGAACGAGCGGCCGCCGGGCTTGTCCGCAAAGCGCAGGACGTAGCCGAAGAAGGCGAGGTTCACCACGCCCGCCAGCAGGGCGAGGGCGGCGGGCCAGGCGAACGTACTCATTCCCCGCAGCTTTCACTTGCATCCACTTGCGGGTTCCGGCCTCGGATGGTGGTGCGGGGCGACGACGGCTGCCTGCGACCGTCGGCAGCAGCGTCGACCGCCAGCGTTTTCGACGGGACGCACCTACCGGACACCGATGCTCGCGTACCACGCCCTGTTCGTCGCGCTCGTCGTCGGGACGGAGCTGTTCTTCGCCGGCCTCTCGATAGTCAACGTCCGGTACGGCGCACGGACGGCCCGCGCTCGCTCGGACTGGATGCGCGAGACGCTCGGCGTCGAGGACGTGGCGTCGGTGCTCGACTACCAGCGCGCCCGCGTCGGCCTCTCGCTGCTGGAGACGGCGACGACGCTGGGGTTCCTGCTGCTCGCGCTCTACTCCGGCGTCGTGACCGACGTGGTCGTCGCCCTGACCGAGACGGGGCTGTCGCCGCTGCTCCAGGGCGTTGCCTTCGTCGTGCTGGCGCTGCTCGCGGCCCGGCTGCTCGGTGTCCCGTTCGACCTCTACAGCACGTTCGTCGTCGAGGAGGCGTTCGACTTCAACAACCAGTCGCCGACGCTCTGGGTGCGGGACTACCTGCTGGGGACCGTCCTGAGTCTCGTCATCGTCGGTGGGCTCGCCGCGGCGGTCCTCTGGTTCGTCGAGAACGTGCAGTACTGGCCGGTCGCCGGCTGGGCGCTCGTCGTCGGCTTCTCCGTGGCGATGTTGGTGCTCAAACCCCGGGTCATCGACCCGCTGTTCAACGAGTTCACGCCCGTGGAGGAGAGCGACCTCCGCGACGCCGTCGACGAGGTGTTCGAGCGCGCGGGGTTCCGCTGCGAGCAGGTGTACGAGATGGACGCCAGCAGGCGGTCGGGCCACTCGAACGCCTACTTCGTCGGCTTCGGGCGCACGAAGCGGGTCGTGCTGTACGACACGCTCGTCGAGTCGATGGAGGTCGACGAGATCCAGGTCGTGCTCGCCCACGAACTGGCCCACTGGAAGCGAAAGCACATCCCGAAGTTCGTCGCGCTCGCGGCGGTCCAGTTCGCCGTC
Proteins encoded:
- a CDS encoding mandelate racemase/muconate lactonizing enzyme family protein, which encodes MQITGVTQHHLSHQLDGHFEPTWIPGYPQSSHEVELFEVETDAGITGLCASPSFAGGLSYETPLSLFLTGEEPHDVDAIRRKLESIDLIGPRPWHLELALWDIIGKDAGKPVYELLGGSGDAIPCYASTGEVQAADERIEYVQDRVDEGFQAVKLRVAEKEDVEVVRAVRESFPDLPLMVDANKGWAVRVMANEERWRYKDALEVARELADIGGIEWFEEPLPRHDYEGYARLREATDVPIAGGEFNDRPGELYRFLDHDALDVLQPDAALATGIRAGVSVAEAAEEQGVEFVPHTWTNGIGFAANLHVMAAAGSPWCEFPIEPPWTPEVRDFLLEGTFHHEDGYVTPPDGPGLGVELDGGVLG
- a CDS encoding aldehyde dehydrogenase family protein; the protein is MSLPDDVLTKHRSVAEDVVGEETYGHLIGGEWVESDGGETRTTHDSTTGEPLAEVQQGTRTDVDRAVAAAREAFEGRWGEKSPQQRAELLHQIADVVEAEKTSIARLDSLEVGKPNKHSLLVDNTIVVDQLRHFASLARTADSGRCPPSGDDKHIYTRREPYGVVGCISAWNFPAMFVAWKLGPALAAGNSVVYKPSSRAALSTLELARVFDRVLPDGTVNVVTGAGSVVGDALTGHEDVAKVSLTGSTGAGQAAMRNAANRVAPVSLELGGNNPNIVFPDADIDDAVEGALVAMLFNQGQQCTAGSRLFVHEDVRDEFCETLYARLDQLGVGDPLSPLTDVGPLVDHDHADEVRGYVETARQEGASVLYEGEIPDGMRDAPFVPPTLLGDVGDDDTVAVEEVFGPVAALFTFESREEVLARANDTEYGLAAAVWTTDLDRAHEVAADLEAGTVWVNTYNDLFEPAPYGGYKQSGLGRELAAEALDDYSQTKSVKVNHGDVPNLG
- a CDS encoding zinc-dependent alcohol dehydrogenase family protein; translated protein: MRAVVFQGAEEPMTVEDVDRPSPGDDDILVETEACGICRSDWHAWRGDWEWIGVMPQPGLVFGHEPVGTVVEVGDNVDRFSVGDRVTNPFNLGCGGCHHCRDGRGNICERSIPMGFVPFQTGAFAEYYSVRNADFNAVSLPDEVDPVDVAGLGCRFATAFHGLAHRVDVTPGDWVAVHGCGGVGLSAVHVADALGANVIAVDLSAEKLERARDLGADRTVEVGEVDDVPQAVKKFTESSRGADVAVDALGIAETCRNAMDSLGKGGQQLQIGMTTSEEGGEVSLPVDTMVTDEREFYGTYGIPPNEYDEIFRMMRTGKLEPGRVVSETVSLEEVPGVVEGLGDYETVGIPVCDGF
- a CDS encoding SCP2 sterol-binding domain-containing protein; protein product: MAIALPSEADEWIQEWREKLNESERYSEVGEGWGVGFDGSFLFVIEPDDTYDGDAIHLYVDLEDGECTAARMVDGEDAVDWGFAFRGSYTNWKRLIHGEADPIEGMMSGEFDLDGDMQKVLQYSNAAVVMTENAGAVDTEFEY
- a CDS encoding helix-turn-helix domain-containing protein, encoding MKSVGLRIEPEDGSFPGVDSSLAALPDVRRDGLSVLDRLGDGTYAMLYRVVGGDGDQLRGVLADHEEVLEFDVVDAGDRRHYVFVNVLARESVDALLDVVEAHRLLLDPPFHVTPDGLRVTVSGDPESLREAFADVDALDVSIEVEWTGGFRPEEPAALTRLTDRQREALRVAHRLGFYETPREASYEEIGAELDCAPSTANELLRRAEACVVDALLDG
- a CDS encoding multicopper oxidase domain-containing protein, giving the protein MTSMGYGAAQSLTAQLEQDLASTIDVAPSVSRRAVLGGLSILGGAALTGVGGAQSGDGGGGGHDHPDHGNFGAVGEYDSDEFDPHEFLTEFNTGDNGDGGDADPNEGVYQENGRTVREFTLTAVDTEIEVLPGVTFPVWTYNGQVPGPTLRVEEGDLVRVNFVNGAEEHAHTIHPHLKNLDPDMDGTPTNGPGVLNPGESFTYEWQAEPMGTHLYHCHTMPLKAHVHRGLYGALIVDPKPERVRENPRDYVNYHGPMTDELVSELVDRARSRNMISHPDYAPEGFTGVNEMVMVMNGFDTNFDGDNEVYAVNTRGFCYGVGSTDGRGNWAAGETKRPIQVDKNELQRVHLVNMIEFDAINSFHTHSQFFDYYDAGTTLLPTRSNIDTVMQCQAQRGVFEMDYSDHDPGLYMFHAHQSEFAELGWMSFFEVV
- a CDS encoding ZIP family metal transporter yields the protein MSDEPESDGGVVTHEESPTGPFGLPTVVAGVVPIVMLAVLVGVFLVTTPLAGLQSDGEPLPDVSIDYTTVPEEGTLVVHVTNNGAAPVTIDQLQIDDAYWNYEMSSPGDDRTLQPRESGTIRVPYHWSPGFDHHVTVMTAGGATFGETIVATQQTPGFDFDVVLTLAVVGLFVGVIPVALGMLWFPFLESMSDRWLHAVLAFSAGILAFLAVDAGFEAFELGRAVPSAYMGELLVVLGIVGAMLLLQAAMDWQSGGGEPSGLSLAYAAALGIGLHNLAEGLAIGSAFALGRASLGAFLIVGFMIHNVTEGPVVVAPLARSERPALWHFGAIGLLAGAPAILGGWIGNLFFSPLLGALFLAIGVGALLQVVFDIGGMIRKRGELLSTTNSLGFLVGLVVMYATDFFITL
- a CDS encoding SDR family oxidoreductase, which gives rise to MSVSFDFSGRVAIVTGASGALGSAVVEAFRDAGATVCAVDVVDPSDEDAQLDPDAGTTFYQADLTDEAVVEALVEQVLDDHGRLDHLANIAGTWRGGDHVEETELSEFDLLWNVNLKTAFLATKHALPHLQESAGSIVSVSARSSLEGGEGDGPYRITKAGIRLLTETVAEENRGTVRANCVMPSVLDTPMNREMMEPSDDWVDPADAAQVMLFLCSEAASPTSGAAVPVYGEA
- a CDS encoding histidine kinase N-terminal 7TM domain-containing protein; translated protein: MSTFAWPAALALLAGVVNLAFFGYVLRFADKPGGRSFLVVIAGQVLLCFSQAVAMLVYDQVTREVLESLFWVGAAVVVVGYVAFAFEYTGRGHALRSTWFGLLVADAVAFSALVLTNPLHGLAWRSFTVVPTEGVASADYAIGLPIYLQFVLLAAVLTVAIFLLIDTVLSYGPLYRTQAIAIALTPIPPLVAVGLWLLELGPYPELNFVAVAFIPHVALDMYALFRSEMFALNPATRRTGERAAIDDLGNPVVVVDGDNRIVTLNPAAESLLGADKRAALTDPLDDHLDIDATAEAAGERRVSTYADGERLTFTVVVTALTGPGDATLGYTVVLQDVTDELARKQRLAVLNRVLRHNLRNDLTVVQGYLGEVLARTDDPELEAMLGTAADETAGLLALGEKARDIERTMDRDVTVEAVAVRELLEGVVAEVDDGNGGDAVTVSVPRDLTLRTDRELLRTVFANLVENALEHDPGEPAVTVALAETVAAGSGDGRDAVFEIRDDGPGIPDHELDALHREEESALDHGSGLGLWLVSWSVDALGGELSFETEEDGTTVRVRVPGVLGDGVGTDDGGEE